The genomic interval AGTCGCCTCCTGTGCCCATAGTGCGTTGGCATGCAAGAGGGAAAGAAGTATTACGAGGCAGATTTCCATTGGTGCCTATACGAATTATGGTTGTGACGGCGCGCGCAGTGGATTAACGGCTCGCGGCTCATCCCGTCCCGCCCGGAGTTCGCGAATCCGCGAAGCGGGTGAGGCTAACTCCGTAGGCGGGACGAGGATCCCGCTCCGCGGGACCTGCGCCGCAAACGACTGCTGAATTTAAAACGTTAGCCAACACTATGTAATGATGAAGGTCAATACCCCGATGCCCGCGGCGCGGCGTCAGGTCAAAGATCCCGCCGTCTTAGGGGCGGGGTGCAGCCCCTGGTTAGGCCGCACTGAGCTGCACCTTGAACGCTCCTACCGGTGATTGCGATCCGTCGAGTCGCGGGATCGGTCAGGAGCGTAGGTCAACCTGATAACATCATCGTCAATTCGGTCATGAGTCATGAGGTGGAGCGACGGCCTGGGGCCGGCGAAATATGGTTTGCCGTGACCAAGCACAACGGGGTGCAGGTAGATTCGATACTCATCGATCAGACAAAGGTCGGTGAGGTTGCGCGCCAAGTCCGGGCCAGCAATCTCGATCTCCCCGTCGTGCTGGTCCTTCAACTTGCGAATAGCTCCCTCAAGATCCTGCTCAACAAGCCTGGCATTGGGGCCGACCGACTTCAACGAGCGGGAGACGACCCATTTCGGCTGAGCCCGCCACGCTACCGCAAAGGCGAGTTCATCTGCGTTCCATTCAGGATGATCATCGTCCCAGTACCGCATGATCTCATACATCTGGCGACCGTAAACGCTTCCCGCCTGCATCTGAGCCTCCTTGATGAAATGGCGGAAGAGCGTGGGGCTTGGTGAAAACGCTGTATGGTCGACATAGCCGTCCAGGGATTGGTTCATTCCGAATACGAGGTTCGCCATGTCACTCCTTTCCCTCGCGTCGCACATCCGTGCGGCTGCGAGCATCGTTGATGACTGAAACTGTGCAAATTGT from Ignavibacteriota bacterium carries:
- a CDS encoding dihydrofolate reductase family protein; translation: MANLVFGMNQSLDGYVDHTAFSPSPTLFRHFIKEAQMQAGSVYGRQMYEIMRYWDDDHPEWNADELAFAVAWRAQPKWVVSRSLKSVGPNARLVEQDLEGAIRKLKDQHDGEIEIAGPDLARNLTDLCLIDEYRIYLHPVVLGHGKPYFAGPRPSLHLMTHDRIDDDVIRLTYAPDRSRDSTDRNHR